In Candidatus Melainabacteria bacterium, a single genomic region encodes these proteins:
- a CDS encoding MCE family protein, translating into MRHISEIKIGVFAITGLILLVFGWAFLREFSVQVQQKFTVVYDDVVGLTKGSFVRINGLRVGRVDKLTLDTENNKVLIDARIQIPKVNIPKDSKVYIRTSGYVGDKYLDIVLGMSKVYIMDGEVVLGEPAFDAFQSLEKVGQILNQIDSKTVGQNIQDVTKNANIAVKKVATASDEVSMALNQKFLLPKLLFGKLKTKREKT; encoded by the coding sequence ATGAGACATATCAGTGAAATAAAAATCGGTGTATTTGCAATAACGGGTCTTATTTTGCTTGTTTTTGGCTGGGCCTTTTTAAGAGAATTTTCAGTTCAGGTACAACAAAAATTTACAGTAGTTTATGATGATGTTGTTGGTTTAACTAAAGGATCTTTTGTAAGAATAAATGGACTAAGAGTTGGCCGGGTTGATAAATTAACCCTTGATACAGAAAATAATAAGGTATTGATTGATGCTAGAATTCAAATCCCAAAAGTTAATATTCCAAAAGACTCAAAGGTTTATATAAGAACAAGTGGTTATGTTGGTGATAAATATTTAGATATAGTTCTAGGAATGTCAAAAGTTTACATTATGGATGGAGAGGTGGTTCTTGGTGAACCTGCATTTGATGCATTTCAGTCTCTTGAAAAAGTTGGTCAGATTTTAAATCAAATTGATTCAAAAACAGTTGGTCAAAATATTCAAGATGTTACAAAAAATGCAAATATTGCAGTAAAGAAAGTAGCTACTGCAAGTGATGAAGTTTCAATGGCTTTAAATCAAAAATTCTTGTTGCCAAAATTATTATTTGGAAAATTAAAGACTAAAAGAGAAAAAACTTAA
- a CDS encoding ATP-binding cassette domain-containing protein, with the protein MTHLIKVQNVSKSFDDLNVLSNISLIVSSGESVAIVGPSGVGKSTLLRIISGLDIPDVGKVTLNTEKISMVFQYSALLNSYTVGENISLALHNGKLSKEEQHNKIIEKLRLVGLERYIDYFPDQLSGGQKKRIGFARALAADPEVILYDEPTSGLDPILSTLIEDYINQLSNEFKVANLIVTHQLSTIKRTAQRVIMLYKGKIVWEGSSKDFLNSDDSYVAQFVKAEVKGPLLNSLLE; encoded by the coding sequence ATGACCCACCTCATTAAAGTGCAAAATGTAAGTAAGTCTTTTGATGACTTAAATGTGTTGAGTAATATTTCCCTGATAGTAAGTTCTGGTGAAAGTGTTGCAATTGTTGGGCCGTCTGGAGTAGGAAAATCTACTTTACTTAGAATCATTTCTGGATTAGACATTCCAGATGTTGGCAAAGTTACTCTTAATACTGAAAAAATAAGTATGGTTTTTCAATATAGTGCTTTGTTAAATTCTTATACTGTTGGTGAAAATATATCTTTAGCACTTCATAACGGTAAACTAAGTAAGGAAGAACAACATAATAAAATAATTGAAAAATTACGTTTGGTAGGATTAGAAAGATATATAGATTATTTCCCTGATCAATTGTCTGGTGGTCAAAAAAAAAGAATTGGTTTTGCAAGAGCACTTGCAGCAGATCCAGAAGTCATTCTTTATGATGAACCAACTTCAGGATTAGATCCAATACTTTCTACTTTAATTGAAGATTATATAAATCAGTTGTCGAATGAATTTAAAGTTGCAAACTTAATAGTAACTCACCAACTCTCTACAATAAAAAGAACAGCTCAAAGAGTTATTATGCTTTATAAAGGAAAGATTGTTTGGGAGGGTTCTTCAAAAGACTTTCTAAACTCAGATGATTCATATGTGGCTCAATTTGTAAAAGCAGAAGTAAAAGGTCCTTTACTTAATAGCTTGCTAGAATAA
- a CDS encoding N-acetyl-gamma-glutamyl-phosphate reductase: protein MKSKIGIIGATGYTGVVLTRLLLNHPEVEISYLSSEQHAGKSYCETYPIFFNFIKHKCKSINLKEIARDCNFVFFATPNELSKNLIPKLLNIKNDIKVIDLSADLRLEKKIKVSKNKFINVTYGLSEIYREEIKNSQIIANPGCYPTSVILALAPLVKNNIIDLNSIIIDSKSGISGAGRHAKTELQFCEINESFSPYKLAGKHRHIPEIEFELSKMTLKKQKIKITFSPHLLPVSRGILSTIYTNLKEDNLNQSQIQKLFSNYYKNERFVKVLPTELYANTKNVKYTNTCHISVLKDKRTKKLIVVSAIDNMVKGASGQAIQNMNIMLGFKEDLALDCIGQIP, encoded by the coding sequence ATGAAATCTAAAATTGGAATTATAGGAGCTACTGGTTATACTGGCGTAGTTTTAACAAGACTACTACTAAACCATCCAGAAGTTGAGATTAGTTATTTATCTTCTGAACAACATGCAGGAAAATCTTATTGTGAAACTTATCCAATTTTTTTTAATTTTATTAAACATAAATGTAAATCTATTAATTTAAAAGAAATAGCAAGAGATTGTAATTTTGTATTCTTTGCTACTCCAAATGAGCTTTCAAAAAACCTTATACCTAAACTTTTAAATATAAAAAATGATATTAAAGTAATAGACTTAAGTGCTGATCTTAGATTAGAAAAAAAAATTAAAGTCTCTAAAAATAAATTTATTAACGTAACATATGGATTATCAGAAATTTATAGAGAAGAAATTAAAAACTCTCAAATTATTGCAAATCCTGGGTGCTACCCAACATCAGTAATTCTTGCTTTAGCACCACTCGTAAAAAATAATATTATTGATTTAAATTCAATAATCATTGACTCAAAATCCGGTATTAGTGGTGCAGGAAGACATGCAAAAACTGAATTACAGTTTTGTGAAATTAATGAATCTTTTTCACCTTATAAGCTTGCTGGAAAACACAGACATATTCCTGAAATAGAATTTGAATTATCTAAAATGACTCTTAAAAAACAAAAAATAAAAATTACTTTTTCACCACATTTACTACCTGTAAGCCGCGGAATTTTATCTACTATTTATACTAATTTAAAAGAAGATAATCTAAATCAAAGTCAAATTCAAAAACTATTTTCAAATTATTATAAAAATGAAAGATTTGTTAAAGTCTTACCTACAGAGCTATACGCTAATACAAAAAATGTAAAATATACAAACACTTGTCATATTTCAGTATTAAAAGACAAGAGAACAAAAAAATTAATTGTAGTAAGTGCTATTGACAATATGGTTAAAGGAGCTTCTGGTCAAGCAATTCAAAATATGAATATAATGCTTGGATTTAAAGAAGATTTAGCTCTTGATTGTATTGGACAGATACCGTAG
- a CDS encoding MoaD/ThiS family protein translates to MQNIKATEIATIKIHVLFFASLKDLFKKEKIELVVKEGSTIKTIRDQLFNNIEGVEKAEKKSQATLYAINHNYASLEDKVKEGDEVAFFPFVSGG, encoded by the coding sequence GTGCAGAACATTAAAGCAACAGAGATAGCAACAATAAAAATCCATGTGCTTTTTTTTGCGTCTCTGAAAGATCTTTTTAAAAAAGAGAAAATTGAATTAGTAGTAAAAGAAGGTTCAACAATTAAAACCATTAGAGATCAATTGTTTAATAATATTGAAGGCGTTGAAAAAGCTGAAAAAAAATCACAAGCAACTTTATATGCAATAAATCATAATTATGCTTCACTTGAAGATAAAGTAAAAGAAGGAGATGAAGTTGCTTTCTTTCCTTTTGTATCAGGTGGTTAA
- the folE gene encoding GTP cyclohydrolase I FolE — protein MLETTKILEVDKKCKEKKEVIENAVREILKVIDNKPERTEILLTPDRVAKMYLELFSGVNKDPKDEITITYTENHDEIILVRDINFYSMCEHHLIPFFGAAHVAYLPNKGLITGLSKLARVVEVTARRPQLQERMTTQIADAIVEKLNPMGVAVVIEAEHLCMSMRGIKKPGSKTVTSVLRGIFKTNQASRSEVLSLIRK, from the coding sequence ATGTTAGAAACTACCAAAATCCTTGAAGTTGATAAAAAGTGCAAAGAAAAAAAAGAAGTAATTGAAAATGCAGTTCGTGAAATACTAAAAGTAATTGATAACAAACCCGAAAGAACAGAAATTCTTCTTACTCCAGATAGAGTAGCAAAAATGTATTTAGAATTGTTTTCTGGTGTAAATAAAGATCCAAAAGATGAAATTACAATAACTTATACAGAAAATCATGATGAGATAATTCTTGTTAGAGATATAAACTTTTACAGCATGTGTGAACACCACTTAATTCCTTTTTTTGGAGCTGCTCATGTAGCATACTTACCAAATAAAGGACTTATTACAGGTTTAAGCAAGTTAGCAAGAGTAGTTGAAGTAACAGCAAGAAGACCACAACTCCAAGAAAGAATGACTACTCAAATAGCAGATGCAATTGTAGAAAAACTAAATCCAATGGGAGTTGCTGTAGTAATTGAAGCAGAACATTTATGCATGTCAATGAGAGGGATTAAAAAACCAGGAAGTAAAACAGTAACTTCTGTTTTACGTGGAATATTTAAAACCAATCAGGCATCAAGATCTGAAGTGCTATCACTTATTAGAAAATAG
- a CDS encoding 4-hydroxythreonine-4-phosphate dehydrogenase PdxA, protein MVKEKYVGITYGDPAGIGPEILCKTLGEWKKRKFKPTPLIIDESDVLPKCKKQKPSKHSGLIAYRCLKQAISLAKDKKMSALITGPVSKKLINLSKSKFKGQTEEIAKSCKIHPDKVIMLFVAGDFKIALFTRHVALKDVSKKITKKKLLSFLLLLNKELKKWFHIKYPKIAILGLNPHASEDGMFGKEEKKIITPVINKLKSFGLNLFGPLSPDGTLAQAGQNYLHNKRQKYNVYVSFYHDQALPLFKAVCGFCGVNVTLGAPFLRVSPCHGTAFDIAFKSKASNLSLVSAIKLAEKLIIRPKTKDHRP, encoded by the coding sequence GTGGTTAAAGAAAAATATGTAGGTATAACTTATGGTGATCCTGCTGGTATTGGGCCTGAAATACTTTGTAAAACATTAGGTGAATGGAAAAAAAGAAAGTTTAAACCTACTCCACTTATTATTGATGAATCCGATGTTTTACCTAAGTGCAAAAAACAAAAGCCCTCGAAACATTCTGGTTTAATAGCCTACAGATGCTTAAAACAAGCAATTAGTTTGGCTAAAGATAAAAAAATGTCTGCTCTTATTACAGGGCCGGTATCAAAAAAATTAATTAACTTGTCAAAAAGCAAATTTAAAGGCCAAACTGAAGAAATTGCAAAAAGCTGTAAGATTCATCCTGATAAAGTAATCATGCTTTTTGTTGCAGGCGATTTTAAAATTGCTTTATTTACAAGGCATGTTGCTTTAAAAGATGTAAGCAAAAAAATTACAAAGAAAAAACTTTTAAGTTTTTTGCTTTTACTAAATAAAGAATTAAAAAAATGGTTTCATATAAAATATCCTAAAATAGCTATATTAGGTTTAAATCCACATGCCAGTGAAGATGGAATGTTTGGGAAGGAAGAAAAGAAAATAATTACACCAGTAATTAATAAACTAAAGTCTTTTGGTTTAAATCTGTTTGGTCCTTTATCGCCAGATGGAACTTTAGCACAAGCCGGGCAAAATTATTTACATAACAAAAGACAAAAATATAATGTGTATGTTTCTTTTTATCATGATCAAGCTCTTCCTCTTTTTAAGGCAGTATGTGGATTTTGTGGTGTTAATGTAACTCTTGGAGCACCATTTTTAAGAGTTTCTCCTTGTCATGGGACTGCATTTGATATTGCTTTTAAAAGTAAAGCATCTAATCTTAGTTTAGTTAGTGCAATTAAGTTGGCGGAAAAATTGATTATTAGACCAAAGACCAAAGACCATAGACCATAG
- a CDS encoding 7-carboxy-7-deazaguanine synthase QueE encodes MESNECCYLSEIYSAIQGEGPLVGVRQIFIRFSACDLRCVWCDTPESLVKTDSCQVENGAGSRSFEKVQNPVSKPQLISFIEKLSPALHQSISLTGGEPLLQSKFLSLFLPNVKQQINLPVYLETGGHRVNELKEIINYIDYVSMDFKLPSSSKTRTLWKEHKEFLKISLSAKNLQNIWVKIVLTNETSFGELIQSINIVKSLSTAGKNIEIILQPVTQINGSQPPSKKDLLNIHLKLLEHYSYIRILPQVHKLIGQK; translated from the coding sequence ATGGAAAGTAATGAATGCTGTTACTTAAGCGAAATATATTCTGCTATTCAAGGTGAAGGACCTTTAGTAGGAGTACGTCAGATATTTATTAGATTTAGTGCTTGTGATTTAAGATGTGTTTGGTGTGATACACCTGAAAGCTTGGTTAAAACAGATTCTTGCCAAGTTGAAAACGGTGCTGGCAGTAGATCTTTTGAAAAAGTTCAAAACCCAGTAAGTAAGCCTCAGTTAATTTCTTTTATAGAAAAATTATCTCCAGCTCTTCATCAGAGCATTTCACTGACTGGTGGAGAACCGCTTTTACAAAGTAAATTCTTAAGCTTGTTTTTACCAAATGTTAAACAACAAATAAATTTGCCTGTCTATCTGGAAACCGGAGGACATAGAGTGAATGAATTAAAAGAAATAATTAATTATATTGATTATGTTTCAATGGATTTTAAATTACCTAGTTCTTCTAAAACTAGAACTTTATGGAAAGAACATAAAGAGTTTTTAAAAATCTCATTAAGTGCTAAAAATTTACAAAACATCTGGGTAAAAATTGTTTTAACTAATGAAACTTCTTTTGGTGAACTGATTCAATCTATTAATATTGTTAAATCTTTAAGTACAGCTGGCAAAAATATTGAAATTATTTTACAGCCAGTAACTCAAATCAATGGCTCACAACCACCAAGCAAAAAAGATCTTTTAAACATCCACTTAAAATTACTAGAACATTATTCTTATATTCGGATTCTTCCTCAGGTACATAAATTAATTGGGCAAAAATAA
- the ilvN gene encoding acetolactate synthase small subunit, which translates to MQRVLSVLVENESGVLTRIAGLFSRRGFNIESLTVGPTENPAYARMTITVNASNFAIEQITKQLHKLINVIKITDLTETSFVDRELALIKVSSTATTRSEIIQIADLFRGHIVDVAEDILIVEVTGEQGKINAIVHLLSKFGIKEIARTGRVALSRGVRINESQISQRVPLRMVTST; encoded by the coding sequence ATGCAACGAGTCTTATCAGTTTTAGTAGAAAATGAATCTGGCGTTTTAACTAGAATAGCTGGTTTATTTTCAAGACGTGGTTTTAATATTGAATCATTAACTGTAGGACCAACAGAAAATCCAGCATATGCAAGAATGACAATTACAGTTAATGCAAGTAACTTTGCAATAGAACAAATAACCAAACAACTTCATAAACTTATAAATGTCATAAAAATAACTGATCTTACTGAAACTAGTTTTGTTGATCGTGAATTAGCTTTAATAAAAGTTTCATCTACAGCAACTACAAGATCAGAAATTATTCAAATAGCAGATTTATTTAGAGGTCATATTGTTGATGTAGCTGAAGATATTTTAATTGTAGAAGTAACTGGTGAGCAAGGAAAAATAAATGCAATTGTTCATTTGTTAAGTAAGTTTGGTATTAAAGAAATTGCAAGAACTGGCAGAGTAGCTTTATCACGTGGCGTAAGAATTAATGAATCTCAAATATCCCAAAGGGTACCTCTTAGAATGGTTACCTCAACTTAA
- a CDS encoding molybdenum cofactor biosynthesis protein MoaE, which produces MIELTENKIPVQVLSEKLYDETCGGIVTFEGRIRKSNHGKEISKVIYECYYPMALKVMDEIKASAFKKWNVKHIIVVHRIGDVPIGEVAIWIGVTSTHRKEAFEACKFLIDEIKSKAPIWKKESD; this is translated from the coding sequence ATGATAGAGCTTACAGAAAATAAAATTCCTGTTCAAGTATTGTCAGAGAAACTTTATGATGAAACTTGTGGTGGTATTGTAACTTTTGAAGGTCGTATCAGGAAATCTAATCATGGTAAAGAAATAAGCAAAGTTATTTATGAGTGTTATTATCCAATGGCTTTAAAAGTTATGGATGAGATTAAAGCCAGTGCTTTTAAAAAGTGGAATGTAAAACATATAATTGTAGTTCATCGCATTGGAGACGTACCAATTGGAGAAGTTGCTATCTGGATTGGTGTAACTTCTACTCATAGAAAAGAAGCCTTTGAAGCATGTAAGTTTTTAATTGATGAAATTAAATCTAAGGCACCGATCTGGAAAAAAGAAAGTGATTAA
- the raiA gene encoding ribosome-associated translation inhibitor RaiA: protein MKISIEGKNIELTKALKDYVTDKLKRLEKHYESIIKGHEVKVKLSVAKNPRITNDNVIEVTIFLDGKIIRSEQASEGMYASIDLIEDKLERQLQKYKSKVYRSYQHNERPLPNLELPETIQSKTFSNNNQLQEGKIIKSKKFHIHPMTPEEAITHLDLISHDFYVFINSNTNQINTIYKRKDGNYGLIEPVI, encoded by the coding sequence ATGAAAATATCTATTGAAGGAAAAAACATTGAACTTACAAAAGCACTTAAAGATTATGTAACAGACAAATTAAAAAGACTAGAAAAACACTATGAATCAATTATAAAAGGACACGAGGTAAAAGTTAAGCTTAGCGTAGCAAAAAACCCAAGAATTACAAATGATAACGTAATTGAAGTAACTATCTTTTTGGATGGAAAAATCATCCGATCAGAACAAGCTAGTGAAGGTATGTATGCAAGCATAGATCTTATTGAAGATAAGCTGGAAAGACAACTTCAAAAATATAAATCCAAAGTTTACAGAAGCTATCAACATAATGAAAGACCACTACCAAATTTAGAATTACCAGAAACTATTCAAAGTAAAACCTTCTCTAATAATAATCAACTTCAGGAAGGCAAAATAATAAAATCAAAAAAATTTCACATCCACCCAATGACTCCTGAAGAAGCTATAACACACCTTGATCTTATAAGCCACGATTTCTACGTATTTATTAACTCAAACACAAATCAAATAAACACAATATATAAAAGAAAAGATGGCAATTATGGCTTAATAGAACCCGTTATATGA
- a CDS encoding dephospho-CoA kinase, which translates to MKKPKPYFIAVTGNFGVGKSLVGKILKELNVAVVDTDELVRNILKTKNKTTKKIVGIFGEKILNGKNKSKYIDRKTLGKLVFNNSARRKKLELIIHPEVRKEIFKLKKNTNKKIIAMLIPLLFETKQQNDYDETWCVVCDRKNQYKRLIKKGFSIREINLRLKAQLPQNKKSKLASFVINNSGTIQETRSQIKTRISHITGSIKP; encoded by the coding sequence ATGAAAAAGCCTAAACCTTACTTTATTGCTGTTACAGGGAATTTTGGTGTTGGTAAAAGTCTTGTTGGGAAAATATTAAAGGAGCTTAATGTGGCTGTTGTTGATACAGACGAATTAGTAAGAAATATTTTAAAAACAAAAAATAAGACAACAAAAAAAATAGTAGGTATCTTTGGTGAAAAGATCCTAAACGGAAAGAATAAAAGTAAATATATAGATAGAAAAACCCTTGGCAAACTAGTTTTTAATAACTCGGCTAGAAGAAAAAAACTTGAGTTGATTATTCATCCGGAAGTAAGAAAAGAGATTTTTAAGTTAAAAAAAAATACAAACAAAAAAATCATTGCAATGTTAATTCCGCTTTTGTTTGAAACTAAGCAGCAAAATGATTATGATGAAACATGGTGTGTTGTATGTGACAGGAAAAATCAATATAAGCGGCTTATAAAAAAAGGTTTTTCAATAAGAGAAATAAATCTAAGACTAAAAGCACAATTACCACAAAATAAAAAATCCAAGTTAGCAAGTTTTGTTATTAATAACTCTGGTACTATCCAAGAAACAAGATCGCAAATCAAAACTCGAATAAGTCATATAACGGGTTCTATTAAGCCATAA
- a CDS encoding radical SAM protein translates to MKIKNIFAIKTKKKLLVYLIKPSKYDDDGYVLRHWKGILPSNTLACLSGLTEDVRKREVLGKDLKWKIILIDESVQKVEVNKIIKESKKNDNKVIVCLVGVQSNQFPRASDLALEFRKGKVDVLIGGFHVSGSVSMIPVLPPEIKTLIDAGVTIIAGEAEGKWESILNDALQNNLKPIYNFLCTPPDIRFAPMPHVNKEYLNRFISSNYTTLDCGRGCPFDCSFCTVVNVHGRMMRCRDVNKIMDLLRENYYKHKILFYFFTDDNFSRNKNWEAIFNGLIQLREQEKIPIEFMIQVDTQSDKIPHFIEKARQAGCKHVFIGMESLNPNNLQSAGKKHNHVEEFKNLISAYRKHEIDTHIAYIIGFPFDTTESIREDVERLKNELGPEQASFFIMTPLPGSKDHNQFKKDEVPIDPDLNKYDSFHVTLKHPNMTSDEIMAAYNNAWTSFYSLENMVEILKRVPKKNYWEVFMKCLFYKNSVFIENGHPMLEGIFRFKDRLQRRPGCQIEPPLKHFIRRLKDIYRNINLWIKLALEMEEVWLRTRPRSNLEECVIKELQKRYAYTKQWRELKIEELKSAYCSAILSLLKTNPISSEWKKLTTSLNLWFKKQNIFSQSLTYSRKSFEEFWKETRKQITNGNVLYINITKLISTTIQESMLFVHFSYSFLIWLIPHLFRGHFVLRKEKALATSLTN, encoded by the coding sequence ATGAAAATAAAAAACATATTTGCTATAAAAACCAAAAAGAAGCTATTAGTTTATCTTATTAAACCTTCCAAATATGACGATGATGGTTATGTACTTAGACACTGGAAAGGTATATTGCCAAGCAATACACTAGCATGCTTGTCTGGTTTAACCGAGGATGTTCGTAAGCGAGAAGTATTAGGAAAAGATTTGAAGTGGAAAATTATACTAATTGATGAAAGTGTTCAAAAAGTAGAAGTTAATAAAATTATTAAAGAAAGTAAAAAAAATGACAATAAAGTTATTGTATGTTTAGTTGGAGTTCAATCAAACCAGTTTCCAAGAGCTTCAGATCTAGCACTTGAGTTTAGAAAAGGCAAGGTTGATGTATTAATTGGCGGGTTTCATGTAAGTGGTTCTGTTAGCATGATCCCTGTTCTTCCTCCTGAAATAAAAACATTAATTGATGCTGGTGTAACTATAATTGCAGGTGAAGCTGAAGGAAAGTGGGAATCAATTTTAAATGATGCTCTTCAAAATAATCTAAAACCAATCTACAACTTTCTTTGTACACCTCCAGACATTCGTTTTGCTCCAATGCCTCATGTAAATAAAGAATATTTAAACCGTTTTATTTCTTCTAACTATACAACACTTGACTGTGGCCGTGGCTGCCCATTTGATTGTTCCTTTTGTACAGTAGTTAATGTCCACGGTCGTATGATGCGTTGTCGTGATGTAAATAAAATCATGGACTTGCTCAGGGAAAATTATTACAAGCATAAAATACTTTTTTATTTCTTTACAGATGACAATTTTTCCAGGAATAAAAACTGGGAAGCAATTTTTAATGGATTAATTCAGCTTCGTGAGCAAGAAAAAATCCCAATAGAATTTATGATTCAAGTAGACACTCAATCAGATAAAATCCCACATTTTATAGAAAAGGCAAGGCAAGCTGGCTGTAAACATGTCTTCATTGGAATGGAAAGTTTAAATCCTAATAATCTTCAGTCAGCAGGAAAAAAACATAATCATGTGGAAGAATTTAAAAATTTAATTTCTGCATATAGAAAACATGAGATTGATACACACATTGCATATATTATTGGTTTTCCTTTTGATACTACTGAATCTATTCGCGAAGATGTTGAACGTTTAAAAAATGAATTAGGTCCTGAACAAGCATCCTTTTTTATCATGACTCCTCTTCCAGGATCAAAAGATCACAATCAGTTTAAAAAAGATGAAGTACCAATTGATCCAGACTTAAATAAATATGATTCTTTTCATGTTACCTTAAAGCATCCAAATATGACTAGTGATGAAATAATGGCTGCATATAATAATGCATGGACTTCTTTTTATTCCCTTGAAAACATGGTGGAAATTTTAAAACGTGTCCCTAAGAAAAATTACTGGGAAGTTTTTATGAAATGTCTCTTTTACAAGAATTCTGTCTTTATAGAAAATGGACATCCAATGTTAGAAGGGATTTTTAGATTTAAAGATAGATTACAACGTCGGCCTGGCTGCCAGATTGAACCACCCTTGAAGCATTTTATTAGAAGATTAAAAGATATTTATAGAAACATAAATCTGTGGATAAAACTTGCTCTTGAAATGGAAGAGGTTTGGTTACGTACAAGGCCTAGGAGTAACCTGGAAGAATGCGTAATTAAAGAATTACAAAAACGTTATGCATACACAAAGCAATGGCGTGAACTTAAAATAGAAGAATTAAAATCTGCTTACTGTAGTGCTATTCTTAGTCTCTTAAAAACAAATCCAATTTCAAGTGAATGGAAAAAATTAACTACTTCGCTAAATCTCTGGTTTAAAAAACAAAATATTTTTTCTCAGTCATTAACATATTCCCGTAAGTCATTTGAGGAATTTTGGAAAGAAACAAGAAAACAAATTACAAATGGCAATGTTCTTTACATCAATATAACTAAATTAATCTCTACAACAATTCAAGAGAGCATGCTTTTTGTTCACTTCTCATATTCTTTTCTTATATGGTTAATCCCACATTTATTTCGTGGTCACTTTGTTCTTAGAAAAGAAAAAGCACTGGCAACATCTTTAACTAATTAA
- a CDS encoding ABC transporter permease: protein MESLTKLGKEPLMWLVELGESFKFFIIALGLIFTNKFSKKEFIRQASKFGFDTLPVVAVVSFFIGLALTLQISKQLMGIGNTSSLGTSVAVSIVREIGPVVAGVMIAARIGGAMAAEIATMSVTEQIDALRIMKLNPISFLFAPRLLASMIMTPLLTVFAIYIGSLGGMIIAIVYVQLDPYMFFDSFRSVVGNRDIVIALLKALVNGALVATLSCSFGMEAAGGAAGVGQTTTKSVVWAMLGIFLFNFLITNSVYSVGKVLDPAFVK, encoded by the coding sequence ATGGAATCACTTACAAAATTAGGCAAAGAACCACTTATGTGGCTTGTTGAGTTAGGAGAATCGTTTAAGTTCTTTATAATTGCTTTGGGCTTAATTTTTACTAATAAGTTCTCAAAGAAAGAGTTTATTCGTCAAGCAAGTAAGTTTGGGTTTGATACTTTGCCTGTAGTGGCAGTTGTAAGTTTTTTTATTGGACTTGCTTTAACACTTCAAATTTCAAAACAACTTATGGGTATTGGAAATACAAGCTCACTTGGTACATCTGTTGCAGTTTCAATAGTTAGAGAAATTGGGCCAGTTGTTGCTGGCGTAATGATTGCAGCTCGAATTGGTGGTGCAATGGCAGCAGAAATTGCAACAATGAGTGTAACTGAACAAATTGATGCTTTAAGAATTATGAAATTAAACCCAATAAGCTTTCTTTTTGCACCACGCTTACTTGCATCTATGATAATGACACCACTTCTTACTGTGTTTGCAATTTATATTGGTAGCTTGGGCGGAATGATTATTGCTATTGTATATGTTCAGTTAGATCCTTATATGTTTTTTGATTCTTTTAGATCAGTAGTTGGAAATAGAGACATAGTAATTGCTTTGTTAAAAGCTCTTGTAAATGGTGCATTAGTTGCTACGTTGAGTTGTAGTTTTGGAATGGAAGCAGCTGGTGGTGCTGCTGGTGTAGGTCAGACTACTACAAAATCTGTTGTATGGGCAATGCTTGGAATATTTTTATTTAATTTCTTAATTACAAATAGTGTATACTCTGTTGGTAAAGTATTGGATCCAGCATTTGTAAAATGA